CGCGCGCGGGACTCGACTCGAGCCACGCTCCCGTGACGTGGGAAGAATTGCGAACGGCGGCCACCGCGATTCATCGACTCGGCGGCGAAGTGAAGGGCTATGGGCTGCAGGCGGGCGAACGCTACATCCTGTTCAAGAAGTTCATGCCGTTCGCGTGGGGCAACGGAGGCGAGATTCTGTCCGGCGACCTCGAACAGGGGGTTTTCGATTCTCCGGAGAATCGCACGGCGCTCGAGTTCTATCTGAGCCTGCGCCCGGTCGGAATGATCGAGCGCCAGGACCAGCTCGACCGCGCGTTCAAAGAGGGCCGGCTCGGGCTCCAGATCTCGGGCGCCTGGCTGCTCAAATCGATCCCGCGCGATGCCCCGGAGCTGCGCTACGGGGTGGCGCTGGTGCCGCGGCCGAGCCTCGAGCACGGCACGCACGCCTCGTTCGCGGGCGGCGAAGTGCTGGTGAGCTTCAAGAGCTCGAAGCACGCCGAGGGGGCGCTCGCACTCGCGCGCTTCCTCGCGCGCCCCGACAACGCCGAGGCGCTCGCGCGCGCGGCGCAGAGCGTGCAGTCCGCGGCGGTCGGCGCCGACACCAGCGCGTTCTACCGCGAGAATGCGGGGCAGGGGCTCATGATCCGCCAGTTCGAGACCGCGCACTTCACGCCGAACCATCCGGCGTGGGACGACCTCGAGGCGGTGATCGAAGATGAAGTCGAGCAGGCGCTCTACGACAAGAAGAGCGCGGCGCAGGCCGTCGCCGACGCGCAGCGCCGACTGACCGAACGACTGCGGGCGCGCTAGTCGATGCGCACGCACTCGCGCGCCACCGCGTGGGCGATGCTCTCGCCGTGGCTGCTGAGCTTCGTGCTGTTCGGGCTCTATCCGTTCGCGTTCACTCTGGTCGCCTCGTTCACGAGTTACTCGCCTCTCGAGGCCGGCGGCGCCCGCTTCGTGGGATTCGAGAACTATCTGCGAGCGCTCACGGATCCGGAGTTCTGGAACGCGCTGCGTACCACCGGCGTGTTCGTGATCGGAACCATCCCGTTCACCACCGCGCTGGCGCTCGGGCTGGCGCTCGCGGTGCAGCCTGCGTTTCGAGGTCGCACGATGTTCCGGGTCGGCTTCTTCGTCCCGAGCGTGGTCTCGATCGTGGTGCTCTCGCTGGTCTTCAAGGGTCTCTATGCGCCGAACGGCTTCGTGAATGCGGCGCTGCACGCAGTGGGACTGCCGGCGCCCGCGTGGCTGCTCGATCCCCGTACGGCGCTGCCCGCGATCATGGCGATGGACGTTTGGACCGCGAGCGGCTACTACATGGTGATCTTCCTCGCCGGGCTCGAGGCGATCCCGCACGATCTCTATGACGCCGCGCGCATCGAGGGCGCCTCGAACTGGATTCAGTTCACGCGCATCACGCTGCCGCTGTTGCGGCCGACGCTGCTGTTCGTGCTGGTGGTGAACACCGTGCGAAGCCTTCAAATCTTCGCCGAGGCGTTCGTGATGACCGGTGGCGGGCCGCTGAAGAGCACCACAACGGTCGTCTACTACCTCTACGAAGAGGCGTTCACGCGCTTCCATCTGGGCTACGCGAGTGCGGTCGCCTACCTGTTGTTCGCGATCACGCTGGTGCTCGCGTGGGGGCAGATGAAGCTGGTGAAGCCCTCCGGGGAGCCGCGATGAGCGCGGCCCAGGAGGCCCGCGAGTCCGGGATCCGGCAGGTCGCCGCACTGCCGCGCTGGCTGTGGCTCGGCCCGCTGCTGCTCACCATGCTGATGCCGTTCGGCTGGATGCTTCTGGTTTCGCTGTCGCGCGGCGCCAGCGGATCGTTCGGCAGTGCGCTCGCGGGGCCGTTCGGCTGGGAGCACTACCGCGCGCTGTTCGGTGCCGCTTCGGTGCATCGCTACCTGGCGAACAGCGCGCTGGTCGCCGCCGCGGTGGTGACGCTGAACGTGATGACGGCGGCGATGGTCGGCTGGGTGCTCGGGCGCCGGCGGGTCCCGGGCGAGCGGTTCTGGACGCTCGGCATCGTCGCCACGCTCATGCTGCCGAAGCAGGTGCTGATGATCCCGCTCTACCTGGTGCTCGCGCGGCTGCATCTGCTCGACACCTACGGCGCGCTGATCCTGCCGTTCGCCGTCGACGCGTTCAGCATCTTCCTCGTGCGGCAGTACGTCGCGGGCTTGCCGCTCGAGCTGGAAGAAGCCGCGCGCGTCGATGGCGCGTCGGACTGGACGATCTTCCGGCGCGTGATCCTGCCGCTGCTCAAGCCGGTGCTGGCGGTGATCGCGATTCAGTCGTTCCTCACCAACTGGAACTCGTTCCTGTTCCCGCTGATCTTCGTGGACTCGGAGCGCCTGCGGACGCTGCCGGTCGGGCTCGCGCTGCTGGCGCAGGGCGAACACAGCGTGGACTGGGGACTGCTGATGGCGGGTTCGACGGTGGCGTCGCTTCCGGTGCTCGCGGTGTTCGTGGTGTTTCAGCGCCGCATCCTGGCCGGCATGCTCGCGGGCGCCGAGAAGTGACCGCGGCTCGTGCCGGCAGGGTGCTCGACACCGATGCGCTGCGGGAGATTCGCGTCTATCCGACGCGCTCCGAGCACCACATCGTCGGGCTCATGAGCGGCACCTCGGCCGATGGCATCGATGCCGTGCTGGTCGAGTTCGCGGGTGAGGCGACGTCGCGTGTGCTGCGTCACGAACACGTTGCGTTCGATGCGGCGCTGCGGGCGGGTGTTCTCGAAGCGTCGGCGGCTCCGCGGCTCGAACCGGAGGCGCTGATGCGACTCGATGCGGCACTCGGTGAACACTACGCCGCAGCGACGCTTCAGCTGATCGGAAACTCGGGGCTCCCAGCGACTCAGGTGGACGCGATCGGCCTGCACGGCCAGACCATTCGACACATCCCGCGTGCGGCGGGCGCCGGCACTGCGCTGAGCTGGCAGATCGGTTCCGCGGCGATCGTCGCGGAGCGGACCGGCCTGCCGGTGGTCTCCGATTTTCGCTCCGGCGACACCGCCGCCGGAGGTGAAGGCGCGCCGCTGGTCCCGATCGCGGACTGGTGGCTGTTCCGCTCGCCCGCCGAGTCGCGCGTGCTGCTCAACCTGGGCGGCATGGCGAATCTGACCTGGCTCGCCGCCTCGGGCGGGCTCGAAGACGTGATCGCGTTCGACACCGGGCCCGGAAACTCCGTGATGGACGGACTCGTGGCGCTCGCCACCGAAGGCGCAGAGCGATTCGATCGCAATGGCACCCGGGCCGCCGCTGGGCGGGTCGCGGAGCCACTGCTGGCCGAGCTGATGGGCGACCCGTTCTTCGCGCTCGCCCCGCCGCGGTCGACCGGACGCGAACGCTTCGGAGCGGCGTACGTGGCGCGGGTGCGGGAGCGGGCGCTAGCAGTCGGACTCTCGGACGACGATGCGATCGCAACTGCGACCGAACTCACCGCCGCGTCGGTGGCGCATGCGATCGAGCACTTCGTGAAGCCGCTCGGGGTGGTCGATGCGCTCTACGCGAGCGGGGGCGGGGCGCGAAACCACACCCTGCTCGAGGCGCTGGCGCGACGGCTCGCGCCCGTTCGCGTCCAGTCGCTCGAGGCGTTGGGGGTGGCGACCGAGAGCAA
This window of the Candidatus Eisenbacteria bacterium genome carries:
- a CDS encoding extracellular solute-binding protein — protein: MTKRGIRRGRGWRRCALAMAGLAALAVALAGCASKSQEIVFWQFWPTEVVQPLLDQFEREHPGTRVRMEQLTWQSGKEKITAAIAAGNAPDLCEVGSTWMPRLLASGQLADWTHATESLRLQLRGWDMCTAGGVVNGVPWVLGTRALFYNKALFARAGLDSSHAPVTWEELRTAATAIHRLGGEVKGYGLQAGERYILFKKFMPFAWGNGGEILSGDLEQGVFDSPENRTALEFYLSLRPVGMIERQDQLDRAFKEGRLGLQISGAWLLKSIPRDAPELRYGVALVPRPSLEHGTHASFAGGEVLVSFKSSKHAEGALALARFLARPDNAEALARAAQSVQSAAVGADTSAFYRENAGQGLMIRQFETAHFTPNHPAWDDLEAVIEDEVEQALYDKKSAAQAVADAQRRLTERLRAR
- a CDS encoding sugar ABC transporter permease — protein: MRTHSRATAWAMLSPWLLSFVLFGLYPFAFTLVASFTSYSPLEAGGARFVGFENYLRALTDPEFWNALRTTGVFVIGTIPFTTALALGLALAVQPAFRGRTMFRVGFFVPSVVSIVVLSLVFKGLYAPNGFVNAALHAVGLPAPAWLLDPRTALPAIMAMDVWTASGYYMVIFLAGLEAIPHDLYDAARIEGASNWIQFTRITLPLLRPTLLFVLVVNTVRSLQIFAEAFVMTGGGPLKSTTTVVYYLYEEAFTRFHLGYASAVAYLLFAITLVLAWGQMKLVKPSGEPR
- a CDS encoding carbohydrate ABC transporter permease; protein product: MSAAQEARESGIRQVAALPRWLWLGPLLLTMLMPFGWMLLVSLSRGASGSFGSALAGPFGWEHYRALFGAASVHRYLANSALVAAAVVTLNVMTAAMVGWVLGRRRVPGERFWTLGIVATLMLPKQVLMIPLYLVLARLHLLDTYGALILPFAVDAFSIFLVRQYVAGLPLELEEAARVDGASDWTIFRRVILPLLKPVLAVIAIQSFLTNWNSFLFPLIFVDSERLRTLPVGLALLAQGEHSVDWGLLMAGSTVASLPVLAVFVVFQRRILAGMLAGAEK
- a CDS encoding anhydro-N-acetylmuramic acid kinase — translated: MTAARAGRVLDTDALREIRVYPTRSEHHIVGLMSGTSADGIDAVLVEFAGEATSRVLRHEHVAFDAALRAGVLEASAAPRLEPEALMRLDAALGEHYAAATLQLIGNSGLPATQVDAIGLHGQTIRHIPRAAGAGTALSWQIGSAAIVAERTGLPVVSDFRSGDTAAGGEGAPLVPIADWWLFRSPAESRVLLNLGGMANLTWLAASGGLEDVIAFDTGPGNSVMDGLVALATEGAERFDRNGTRAAAGRVAEPLLAELMGDPFFALAPPRSTGRERFGAAYVARVRERALAVGLSDDDAIATATELTAASVAHAIEHFVKPLGVVDALYASGGGARNHTLLEALARRLAPVRVQSLEALGVATESKEALAFALLAHRTLLGLPGNVPSATGAARATVLGRITPGRAR